A stretch of Triticum aestivum cultivar Chinese Spring chromosome 1D, IWGSC CS RefSeq v2.1, whole genome shotgun sequence DNA encodes these proteins:
- the LOC123182127 gene encoding acyl transferase 1, whose protein sequence is MVTFTARRSEPELLPPARATARETKALSDLDDQRTLRYYETVIGFFRSNDLAGRPDDPVKAIRAALREALVYYYPIAGRLREDGAGRLVVDCTAEGVVFVEAYVDARLEEFGEPLLPPYPCVEELLCHVGDTRAVVGKPLLFMQVTRLKCGGFVLGFHICHNLADGFGMAQFIKAVSDIARGEAAPTILPVWERELLTSRGLLPPVNRLYPVHQPPVNGSGSAARDMMLSVPPESMVAKYFLFGPREVSALRDRIPAGHPARSATIFELVTAVMWRCRTVALGYEPGQRVRLMTTMNARGRWNNHTPIPWGYYGNAHVSPIAEVVVGELRGQPLADTVELVRETKRGMTKERMESMVEAVALLREWPPSTMDRIYEVSDVRWMAVNVLDFGWADLAGGGIPLAGDLTSKLGSDHMWCRNENGEVSTVVSMLLPRAAMDRFTEEIAVWLSHKDDEKNLAIMSSL, encoded by the exons ATGGTGACCTTCACGGCGCGCCGGAGCGAGCCGGAGCTGCTGCCCCCGGCACGGGCGACTGCGCGGGAGACCAAGGCCCTGTCGGACCTCGACGACCAGCGCACGCTGCGCTACTACGAGACGGTGATCGGCTTCTTCCGCAGCAACGACCTCGCCGGCAGGCCGGACGACCCGGTTAAGGCCATCCGGGCGGCGTTGAGGGAGGCGCTGGTGTACTACTACCCGATCGCCGGCCGGCTCAGGGAGGACGGCGCAGGGAGGCTGGTCGTGGACTGCACGGCCGAGGGGGTGGTGTTCGTGGAGGCCTACGTGGACGCGCGCCTGGAGGAGTTCGGCGAGCCGCTGCTGCCGCCGTACCCTTGCGTGGAGGAATTACTGTGCCATGTCGGCGACACCAGGGCCGTCGTTGGCAAGCCTTTGCTCTTCATGCAG GTGACACGACTCAAATGCGGAGGGTTCGTCCTGGGTTTTCACATTTGCCATAACCTCGCCGACGGTTTCGGCATGGCTCAGTTCATCAAAGCTGTGTCCGACATAGCACGTGGAGAAGCGGCCCCGACCATTTTACCCGTGTGGGAAAGGGAGCTGCTAACATCACGCGGCTTATTACCTCCAGTCAACCGACTCTACCCAGTGCACCAACCACCAGTGAACGGCTCAGGGAGCGCAGCTCGCGACATGATGCTCTCGGTTCCGCCGGAGAGCATGGTCGCCAAGTACTTCCTCTTCGGGCCAAGGGAGGTATCAGCCCTACGAGACCGCATACCGGCGGGCCATCCCGCCCGCTCCGCCACGATCTTCGAGCTGGTGACCGCCGTGATGTGGCGGTGCCGCACGGTCGCCCTCGGGTACGAGCCCGGCCAGCGGGTGCGCCTCATGACCACCATGAACGCCCGCGGGAGGTGGAACAACCACACCCCCATCCCGTGGGGGTACTACGGCAACGCGCACGTCTCCCCCATAGCGGAGGTCGTCGTCGGCGAGCTCCGCGGGCAGCCGCTCGCCGACACGGTGGAACTCGTGCGCGAGACCAAGCGCGGCATGACCAAGGAGCGCATGGAGTCGATGGTGGAGGCGGTGGCGTTGCTGCGGGAGTGGCCGCCTTCCACCATGGACAGGATATACGAGGTATCGGATGTGAGATGGATGGCGGTGAACGTGTTGGACTTCGGGTGGGCTGACCTGGCCGGCGGTGGTATTCCGTTGGCCGGGGATCTCACTTCCAAGCTAGGGAGCGATCACATGTGGTGCAGGAATGAGAACGGCGAGGTCTCGACCGTGGTGTCAATGCTGCTGCCGAGGGCGGCCATGGACAGGTTTACGGAGGAGATCGCGGTATGGCTGAGCCACAAAGATGACGAGAAGAATTTAGCAATCATGAGCTCACTCTAG